A section of the Rummeliibacillus pycnus genome encodes:
- the hrcA gene encoding heat-inducible transcriptional repressor HrcA, with protein sequence MLTNRQLQILQVIIDDFIATAQPVGSRQIAKKEGMTFSAATIRNEMADLEELGFLEKTHTSSGRVPSEKGYRFYVDHLLKPQVITTQDIKTIQSLFQDRMLETEQVIRKSADILSDLTTYTSIILGPDVQLHKVKQFSIVPLTADSAVAIIVTDNGHVENRLISVPKSYSPSDIEKVVNILNERLVGVPLEQLQYKLEQEAAAVIKQHLGTYDGLLSSIFDINKYQGEGKIYYGGKTKMLNQPEFHDLNKVRMLMELMEKTSQIQSIFPLNETGIHIRIGSENHHLAMEDCSVITASYSVGEELKGSIAIIGPTRMDYKRVVSILDFMSSGLSSQFKRKI encoded by the coding sequence ATGCTAACAAATCGACAGTTGCAAATATTGCAAGTAATTATAGATGACTTTATAGCGACAGCACAACCTGTTGGATCTCGCCAAATCGCAAAGAAGGAAGGCATGACCTTTAGTGCAGCCACTATACGAAATGAAATGGCTGATTTAGAGGAGCTAGGTTTTTTAGAGAAAACACATACTTCTTCTGGACGAGTTCCTTCGGAAAAAGGCTATAGATTTTACGTTGATCATTTGTTAAAGCCTCAAGTTATTACTACTCAAGATATCAAAACCATCCAATCCTTATTCCAAGATCGGATGCTGGAAACGGAACAGGTTATTCGTAAATCTGCTGATATTCTATCAGATTTGACGACTTACACTTCCATTATTTTGGGTCCAGATGTTCAGCTTCATAAGGTAAAGCAATTTTCAATTGTTCCTTTGACAGCTGACTCAGCCGTGGCTATTATCGTAACGGATAATGGTCATGTTGAAAACCGCCTAATCTCGGTTCCGAAAAGTTATTCCCCGTCGGATATTGAGAAAGTCGTTAACATATTAAATGAGCGACTTGTCGGTGTTCCGCTTGAGCAGCTTCAATATAAGCTTGAGCAAGAGGCGGCGGCAGTGATTAAACAGCATTTAGGCACTTATGATGGCTTGCTATCGTCAATCTTTGATATTAACAAATATCAAGGTGAAGGTAAAATATACTACGGTGGAAAGACGAAGATGCTCAATCAACCAGAATTCCATGACTTAAATAAAGTCCGAATGCTAATGGAATTAATGGAGAAAACGAGTCAAATACAATCGATTTTCCCATTAAATGAAACCGGTATTCATATCCGAATAGGCTCAGAGAACCACCATTTAGCTATGGAAGATTGTAGTGTTATTACTGCGTCTTATTCGGTTGGTGAAGAGCTAAAAGGATCTATTGCTATCATCGGTCCTACTCGTATGGATTATAAACGAGTAGTTTCAATTCTAGATTTTATGAGCAGTGGTTTATCAAGCCAATTTAAAAGAAAAATCTAG